The genomic interval TGTTATCAATAATAACAAATTAAGAGAAGTATATGGTAACCTTGGTTTCAAAGCTGGATTCTCTAAAGCTGACGAAGTTTTAGCTACGGCTTCAAGAGGAATTGCAGAAGTAATTACACATCACTATACTCAAAATATTGATTTACGTGATGCTAAAACGGTATTGTCAAACAGTGGAACAGCTATAATGGGTTCTGCTATTGCTGAAGGCGAAAATAGAGCGAAAGAAGCGATTGTTTCTGCTTTGGATTCTCCACTATTAAATGATAATAAAATTACAGGTGCCAAAAACGTATTGTTGCTCATCGTTTCTGGCACAAATGAAATCACTTTAGATGAGATTGGTGAAATTAATGACCATATTCAAACAGAAGCCGGTTTCAATGCAAATATTATTATGGGAGTTGGTGAAGATGATACCCTTGGTGATGCTATAGCAGTTACTATTATCGCAACTGGATTTGATATTGAACAACAAAACGGAATTGTAAATACAGAGCCAAAAAAGATTATCCACACACTTGAAGACGAACAAAAAAGTGTGCATAACTTATCTCAAAATACCGTTACCGCTTTTGATTTAAATGCAGAAGTTCCTGCGACTAATAATATAGAAAATAAAAGAGTTATTTTTGATTTAAATGAAGACGAAGTGACTCCTGTTCCTGTAGCTACCTCGGTGGCTGAGAATAATGATTTAGTAGTGATGTCAGAATTCATTAAGAATTTAGATGTTACTTTCGAAATCCTTTCGCCTATCAAGGACATCGATTATACTTTTACAACTCCAAAAGTTGAAGAAGTGAAAACGTTTCAAGAGACTAAAGCTATAGAAAAACAAGAACAAACTTGTTTTACTTTTGATTTGCCATTAGAAAAAAAACCTGAACCAGTAGCTAAAGTTGAAGAAGATAAAGTTTTTGAACTTACTAATGAAACTCGTGAGATTAAAGTAAACCAACCAGTTCAATTTGTTCCCGTAACTGAATTATCAGACAATGGAATCATCAAATATTCTCTAGAAGAGTATATGGAGGCTGAAAACGAATTGACGTCTTCTAAACCAGTGGCAAAAGTTGTTGAGGAAGTAATTCCAGCTGAGTTGAATATTACCATGAAACAAGTGGATTTGTCTAAAAAAGAAGAGCCAAAATTTGAAGATATTTCTCCAATGGAAATGACTATTGAAGAAACATTAAGAATGAGAGCTGATGCAAGAAGAAAAAAATTAAAAGAATTCAACTACAAGTTCCATAACAATGTTTCTAAGGTAGAAGAATACGAAAAAGAACCAGCTTACAAAAGACTAGGGATCGATATTTCAAATCAACCTACTAATAACGCTAATTCAAGAACGTCAGTAGGAACGGATAGCAAT from Flavobacterium ovatum carries:
- the ftsZ gene encoding cell division protein FtsZ, with the translated sequence MESNSEFGSISFDLPKNQSNVIKVIGVGGGGSNAINHMFKQGIKGVDFIVCNTDSQALENSSVPNKIQLGVNLTEGLGAGANPDVGQQSAIESIADIEKMLDRNTKMVFITAGMGGGTGTGAAPVIAQLAKEREILTVGIVTLPFTFEGKVRHQQALLGIEKLRKQVDSLIVINNNKLREVYGNLGFKAGFSKADEVLATASRGIAEVITHHYTQNIDLRDAKTVLSNSGTAIMGSAIAEGENRAKEAIVSALDSPLLNDNKITGAKNVLLLIVSGTNEITLDEIGEINDHIQTEAGFNANIIMGVGEDDTLGDAIAVTIIATGFDIEQQNGIVNTEPKKIIHTLEDEQKSVHNLSQNTVTAFDLNAEVPATNNIENKRVIFDLNEDEVTPVPVATSVAENNDLVVMSEFIKNLDVTFEILSPIKDIDYTFTTPKVEEVKTFQETKAIEKQEQTCFTFDLPLEKKPEPVAKVEEDKVFELTNETREIKVNQPVQFVPVTELSDNGIIKYSLEEYMEAENELTSSKPVAKVVEEVIPAELNITMKQVDLSKKEEPKFEDISPMEMTIEETLRMRADARRKKLKEFNYKFHNNVSKVEEYEKEPAYKRLGIDISNQPTNNANSRTSVGTDSNNDMQLRSNNSYLHDNVD